In Argonema galeatum A003/A1, one genomic interval encodes:
- a CDS encoding glycosyltransferase: MKTIQAVARYFPESCGGIHIHLSEILPVLEAMGVESKIAASQDDPKENFYTYNGVEVYRYPVSPTPKPEPNHGPSPHGGFEHFARWLKAQKADIYHQHQWTPKCGLPHLRLAKELGMGTAVSVRLPQPICQRQTLMLDGKEACDGKIDPVRCSYCCGVSRSIPPSVIETLSRIPVPASQIAGGLMRRLSKTPAPISASADAFLSPFTTPAYVAARLEGLQEMAKFADRIVVMSEWVGKALTINGIPKEKLFLLRHGIAESFAEAYKQTVLQPKKPGEPLRVGFLGRWDQTKGIHIIVEAVKSLPPNVPIELIIHGVASNEEYREQVLSRIGDDPRIRVAKQLKRSELGSALSGFDVLTVPSQWLETGPVVVLEGHAYRVPVVGSNLGGIAEKVKHGVDGLLVPASDVKAWADAFAKLALEPDFLDKLRQGIQPVRTISMEAADSVTLYQSILAEQPESAAYELSASLQLQPL, encoded by the coding sequence ATGAAAACCATCCAAGCAGTTGCTCGTTATTTTCCAGAAAGTTGTGGAGGAATTCATATTCATCTAAGTGAAATTCTTCCAGTGCTAGAAGCTATGGGAGTAGAGAGCAAGATAGCTGCATCTCAAGATGATCCTAAAGAAAACTTTTACACATACAACGGAGTAGAAGTTTATCGGTATCCTGTATCCCCCACGCCAAAACCAGAACCAAATCATGGGCCTTCTCCCCACGGTGGTTTCGAGCATTTCGCTCGTTGGCTAAAAGCGCAAAAAGCAGACATCTACCATCAGCATCAGTGGACTCCCAAGTGCGGTTTGCCTCATCTTCGTTTAGCCAAAGAATTAGGGATGGGGACAGCTGTGTCGGTAAGATTGCCTCAACCGATTTGCCAACGCCAAACCCTAATGCTGGACGGAAAAGAAGCTTGCGACGGCAAGATCGATCCCGTGCGCTGTAGCTATTGTTGCGGTGTTTCGCGAAGCATACCGCCTTCAGTTATCGAAACTTTGAGTCGTATACCCGTGCCTGCAAGCCAAATAGCAGGAGGACTTATGCGGCGTTTGAGTAAAACGCCAGCGCCTATCAGTGCAAGTGCAGATGCTTTCCTTAGCCCTTTTACTACACCTGCTTATGTGGCTGCTCGTCTAGAAGGCTTACAAGAAATGGCGAAATTTGCCGATCGCATTGTTGTTATGTCTGAATGGGTTGGCAAAGCTTTGACGATTAATGGCATACCTAAAGAAAAACTTTTCTTGTTGAGACACGGGATTGCTGAATCTTTTGCCGAGGCTTACAAACAAACAGTTTTGCAGCCCAAAAAGCCAGGAGAACCCCTAAGAGTTGGTTTCTTAGGTCGCTGGGATCAAACTAAGGGAATTCATATCATTGTAGAAGCAGTAAAATCCCTACCGCCTAATGTGCCGATCGAATTAATTATTCATGGCGTTGCTAGCAACGAGGAATATCGAGAACAAGTTCTATCTCGCATTGGTGACGATCCCCGCATCCGAGTTGCCAAACAATTAAAACGCTCAGAATTAGGCTCGGCATTGTCAGGTTTTGATGTCTTGACCGTACCGTCGCAATGGTTAGAAACGGGGCCAGTAGTAGTATTGGAAGGCCATGCTTATCGCGTTCCCGTAGTAGGTTCTAATCTAGGGGGAATTGCTGAAAAAGTGAAGCACGGCGTGGATGGATTGTTAGTGCCTGCCAGCGATGTAAAAGCCTGGGCTGACGCTTTTGCCAAGCTAGCTTTAGAGCCAGATTTTTTGGATAAACTTCGCCAAGGCATTCAGCCTGTTCGGACTATAAGTATGGAGGCGGCAGATTCAGTAACACTCTATCAGAGTATTTTGGCAGAGCAGCCTGAATCAGCAGCTTACGAGCTTTCTGCAAGTTTACAGTTACAGCCACTTTAG
- a CDS encoding acyltransferase, translated as MNTKQSPSTSRRFYWKEPLITTLVGWIPLKPGRVLRSFLYRLILGRLGNSVQIEPGVEFVNADCVEIGNGTKIDRYVRLRNVGRDSKICVGNWVRLNRAADIKLHSGGSGYIEIGDYTSIGPYTCMTGRHIKIGKYCLIAPHVGIFANNHVFTDPTVPIVQQGHTYKGIVIEDDCWLGSGVKVLDGVTIGRGSVIGSGAVVNKDIPPYSIAVGVPAKVISKRDGAPSNSVKSEPCQCDSIDIQSQRGYLEKLI; from the coding sequence ATGAATACTAAACAGTCTCCATCTACTTCACGACGTTTCTACTGGAAAGAACCTTTAATCACCACATTAGTGGGCTGGATACCGCTCAAACCAGGTAGAGTATTACGAAGTTTTTTATACCGTTTAATTTTGGGGCGGCTAGGTAATTCGGTACAAATTGAACCCGGCGTTGAATTTGTTAATGCCGATTGTGTCGAAATTGGCAATGGGACTAAGATCGATCGCTACGTTCGTCTAAGAAATGTGGGACGAGATAGCAAAATTTGCGTTGGCAATTGGGTCCGCCTCAATCGTGCCGCTGATATCAAACTTCATTCGGGTGGCAGCGGTTATATCGAGATTGGCGATTACACATCTATTGGCCCCTATACCTGTATGACGGGTCGCCATATCAAAATTGGTAAGTACTGTCTGATTGCTCCGCACGTAGGAATTTTTGCCAACAATCATGTTTTCACCGATCCAACAGTGCCGATCGTACAGCAAGGACACACCTATAAGGGAATTGTGATTGAGGATGATTGTTGGCTGGGGAGTGGTGTAAAAGTACTAGATGGGGTCACAATTGGTCGGGGCAGTGTGATTGGATCTGGAGCAGTCGTAAATAAAGATATTCCTCCTTATTCAATTGCGGTTGGTGTGCCTGCTAAGGTGATCTCTAAGCGAGATGGAGCTCCTAGCAACTCCGTAAAAAGTGAACCTTGTCAATGCGACAGTATTGATATACAATCCCAGAGAGGCTATCTGGAAAAATTAATCTGA
- a CDS encoding O-antigen ligase family protein: MINSLFSAFRKIDKSSSQDEINSVIKPQNFEEKVVWYYITGTYVLYLLGAQHILAFIMAWFLAIYLCKKLWDQTDDTPVEEKITIPLGVWVWIICMLLMEVALIGSHLDYNLDLARVIRSTINFFIRTWALFALFPLIGCLKIRPQLIYRAACILCLQTLILFPICQMASIVHLPSSIYTSPLQKIGGVGAEYYRVLLYGIDGETHKPRLYLFAPWAPALGLVGDIYFFLTCQESNKKWRWIGMIGAAAMVVGADSRLGTLCLLILPFLILLLVNFSRPSVQIGTGVVSFLSGLFGLQIITWVKDFKTQFDGQRAGSSQVRDILGRIALYRWWTEAPIWGHGLVEPKGPPVTTRKPIGSHHTWFGLLFTSGVVGFIAFAVPLFWSFIELLIKAQKNKTAQVGLGVVLVLFFFSFAENLEALIYIYWPGLVIMGIAFKEKFPKNILF; encoded by the coding sequence ATGATAAATTCACTTTTTTCGGCTTTTAGAAAAATAGATAAAAGCTCATCCCAAGATGAGATAAATTCTGTAATCAAACCTCAAAACTTTGAAGAAAAGGTAGTTTGGTATTACATAACTGGAACCTATGTGTTGTACTTGCTGGGGGCGCAGCATATATTAGCTTTTATAATGGCTTGGTTCCTAGCGATATACCTGTGCAAAAAACTCTGGGATCAGACGGACGACACTCCCGTTGAAGAAAAAATTACTATTCCCTTGGGAGTATGGGTATGGATTATTTGTATGTTATTGATGGAAGTAGCTTTAATTGGGAGCCATCTAGATTATAATCTAGATCTTGCTCGTGTGATTAGGTCAACCATTAACTTTTTTATCAGGACATGGGCTCTTTTTGCCTTATTTCCTCTTATTGGTTGCCTCAAGATCCGACCACAATTAATTTACCGAGCTGCCTGTATTCTTTGCCTACAAACTTTAATTTTATTTCCAATTTGCCAGATGGCAAGTATAGTACATTTACCTTCATCCATATATACTTCTCCACTACAGAAAATAGGAGGCGTTGGTGCCGAGTATTACAGGGTATTACTCTACGGTATTGATGGTGAAACTCATAAACCCCGCCTATATTTATTTGCACCTTGGGCTCCCGCATTAGGACTGGTAGGCGATATCTATTTTTTTCTTACCTGTCAAGAATCCAACAAAAAGTGGCGATGGATTGGCATGATTGGTGCTGCTGCAATGGTTGTGGGGGCAGATTCACGGTTAGGTACATTATGTCTGCTCATTCTTCCATTCCTAATATTGCTTTTAGTGAACTTTAGTCGCCCCAGCGTACAAATCGGCACAGGAGTAGTTAGTTTCTTATCCGGTCTTTTCGGTCTTCAGATAATCACTTGGGTTAAAGACTTCAAAACACAATTCGACGGTCAACGAGCTGGATCTTCACAAGTTAGAGATATCTTGGGTCGCATCGCTTTGTACCGTTGGTGGACAGAAGCACCCATCTGGGGTCATGGGCTTGTTGAGCCGAAAGGTCCCCCAGTTACGACCCGCAAGCCAATTGGCTCTCACCATACCTGGTTTGGTCTTCTGTTCACTAGCGGGGTAGTAGGTTTTATCGCATTTGCAGTTCCCTTGTTCTGGAGTTTTATAGAGCTTCTTATCAAAGCCCAGAAAAACAAAACCGCCCAGGTAGGGTTAGGTGTAGTTTTAGTTTTATTCTTCTTCTCTTTTGCTGAAAATTTAGAGGCTCTGATCTACATCTATTGGCCTGGTTTGGTGATAATGGGCATTGCCTTTAAAGAAAAATTTCCCAAAAATATCCTCTTCTAA
- a CDS encoding glycosyltransferase family 2 protein: MPVISVIIPAYNAEKTILETIQSLQKQTFTDFEIIVINDGSTDGTVELLNAIEDSRVKVFSYENGGLPVARNRGIDRATGEYITFVDADDLWTPDKLELQLTALRQHPEAGIAYSWTAFINENSEFLYAWEPLYYEGNVYPKLLIRNFISSGSNIMGRREFIEAAGRFDPTLKSAEDWDYYIRLAALCPFVLVPKYQILYRRSSQSMTSKVDVMEKYGLTVIERAFQEAPPELQFLKNQSLAYQYRFLTQLSIAHVLDDKGVRQAIQKLQKAIQCYPKILLDRQTMRLVLKLGLMRLLPYKLSSNFTQFIGKIFPASSTKNLRLGNQDVI, encoded by the coding sequence ATGCCAGTTATATCTGTTATCATTCCTGCTTACAATGCTGAGAAAACGATCTTAGAAACAATCCAATCCCTACAAAAACAAACTTTCACAGATTTTGAAATAATTGTCATTAATGACGGTTCGACTGACGGAACGGTGGAACTACTCAATGCAATTGAAGATTCACGAGTTAAGGTTTTTTCTTATGAAAACGGTGGACTACCAGTAGCTCGCAACCGTGGAATCGATCGCGCTACGGGAGAGTATATTACCTTCGTCGATGCAGATGACTTGTGGACACCAGATAAATTAGAGCTACAGTTAACAGCTTTGCGGCAACATCCCGAAGCAGGAATTGCTTATAGCTGGACTGCTTTTATAAACGAAAACAGTGAATTTTTATATGCGTGGGAACCACTATATTATGAGGGTAATGTTTACCCTAAATTATTAATCAGAAACTTTATTTCCAGCGGCTCAAATATTATGGGTCGTAGGGAATTTATTGAAGCAGCAGGCAGGTTCGATCCTACCCTTAAATCTGCTGAAGATTGGGACTATTACATAAGGCTAGCGGCTCTGTGTCCTTTTGTTTTGGTTCCTAAATATCAAATTCTTTACCGTCGCTCCTCACAATCAATGACATCCAAAGTGGATGTGATGGAAAAATATGGTCTCACGGTAATTGAAAGAGCATTTCAAGAAGCGCCACCAGAGCTACAATTTCTTAAAAATCAGAGCCTAGCTTATCAGTATCGATTCCTGACGCAGCTATCCATAGCTCACGTCCTCGACGATAAAGGGGTTAGGCAGGCTATTCAAAAACTACAAAAGGCAATCCAGTGTTATCCAAAGATTTTGCTTGACCGCCAGACTATGCGTTTAGTATTGAAATTAGGATTGATGCGACTACTTCCCTATAAGTTGTCGAGCAACTTTACGCAATTTATTGGTAAAATATTTCCAGCTTCTTCGACGAAAAATTTAAGGTTAGGCAATCAAGACGTAATATAG
- a CDS encoding lipopolysaccharide biosynthesis protein — protein sequence MNLNKRLAKPIAKLKSKLNSDFIRNLGWLGGAELINRVFRLLTTVILARCLTPYDYGLVALVLTVYEFTQVLTRIGIAGKVIQADKEKLESICNGAYWLNWVVCFGVFVIQCVAAFPVAWFYHDNRLIMPICLMGTVYLITPIGRIQAALIQRENRLKITAISGTVQLAVGNILTAVFALLGMGMWAIILPRIIAAPLDAIVCIYNHPWRRTKGFTTERWWEIFKFGVNFIGIGMLATLRNNLDYLIVGRFLGVKELGIYFFAFNAGLGISLSVIQSITVALYPHLCAVRSNWVEFKKRYFSGLKTIGSIIIPLVLLQSSLAPLYVPIVFGQKWIVAIPILILICLSAIPRPFFLAATNLLAAIDKPNLSLQGNLLFTVIFAIGLLIGVRWQAIGVAISVLVTHMLVLPLITIWATRYVFGSNRGEPVKEIN from the coding sequence GTGAACTTAAACAAAAGGTTGGCTAAACCGATCGCTAAGCTCAAAAGTAAGCTTAATAGCGATTTTATTCGCAATCTTGGCTGGTTGGGCGGTGCAGAATTAATTAATCGCGTCTTTCGCTTACTAACAACTGTCATTTTGGCTCGCTGTTTAACCCCTTATGACTATGGGTTAGTAGCTCTGGTTTTGACAGTTTATGAATTTACACAAGTATTAACTAGAATCGGTATTGCCGGTAAGGTAATCCAGGCTGATAAAGAAAAACTCGAATCCATATGCAACGGTGCATACTGGTTAAATTGGGTAGTTTGTTTTGGTGTATTTGTTATTCAGTGCGTAGCTGCTTTTCCGGTAGCTTGGTTTTATCATGACAATCGACTTATTATGCCAATTTGTCTGATGGGAACTGTTTATTTGATTACGCCCATAGGCAGGATACAAGCCGCACTTATACAGAGAGAAAATAGACTCAAAATTACAGCAATTAGTGGCACTGTTCAACTTGCAGTCGGGAATATTTTAACGGCAGTATTTGCGCTTTTAGGCATGGGAATGTGGGCAATTATACTGCCAAGAATTATCGCTGCTCCTCTTGACGCGATCGTATGTATATATAATCATCCTTGGCGTCGAACTAAAGGCTTTACTACAGAGCGATGGTGGGAAATTTTTAAGTTTGGTGTCAATTTTATTGGGATTGGAATGTTAGCAACTTTGAGAAACAATTTGGATTATTTAATAGTTGGTCGTTTTTTAGGAGTTAAGGAACTGGGAATATATTTCTTTGCGTTCAATGCAGGTTTAGGAATTAGTTTAAGCGTCATCCAATCTATTACCGTAGCATTGTATCCTCACTTATGTGCAGTACGCTCAAATTGGGTAGAATTCAAGAAACGGTATTTTAGCGGTCTCAAAACAATTGGCTCGATTATTATACCCTTGGTTTTGTTGCAATCTAGCTTGGCTCCGTTATACGTGCCAATTGTTTTTGGTCAAAAATGGATAGTGGCAATTCCAATCCTAATTTTGATTTGCTTATCAGCAATACCTCGTCCTTTTTTCCTGGCTGCTACTAACCTTTTGGCAGCGATCGACAAGCCTAACTTAAGCTTACAGGGAAATCTGTTATTTACTGTAATTTTTGCTATTGGACTGCTCATCGGAGTGCGTTGGCAAGCGATCGGGGTTGCTATATCTGTTTTAGTAACTCATATGCTTGTGCTGCCTTTGATTACAATTTGGGCTACTCGATACGTCTTTGGTTCAAATAGAGGTGAACCAGTTAAAGAGATTAACTGA
- a CDS encoding glycosyltransferase family 2 protein, translating into MQKVSVVIPVYGVEKYIAATVQSVLEQTYKNFELLLIDDGSPDRSVEICQQFTDPRIKMIRQQNRGVSAARNTGIRHAQGKYVAFLDGDDLWLPEKLEKHVAHLENSPNVGISFSRSAFIDETDKPLNLYQMPKLKEITPAQIFCRNPIGNGSAPVIRQEVFEAIKFQNNASSAEQCYFDEQLRHFEDVECWLRIALKTNWQVEGIPEALTLYRVNLQGASTNVNKQLEDLEKVIEKTRSYAPELVNQCANRARAYELRFLARRVVSLRDGASAVKFAHRALATYWRIVLEEPRRTFLTLAAAYSLWLLPQSLYRQLEDIALKITGAAQKRRILQDQPR; encoded by the coding sequence ATGCAAAAGGTTTCTGTCGTTATTCCGGTCTATGGAGTCGAAAAGTATATAGCGGCTACAGTACAGTCGGTTCTGGAGCAAACTTATAAAAACTTTGAACTCCTGCTAATTGATGATGGTTCTCCCGATCGCAGCGTAGAAATTTGTCAGCAATTCACCGACCCCAGGATTAAAATGATTCGTCAGCAGAATCGAGGAGTATCAGCCGCTAGAAATACTGGCATTCGCCACGCTCAAGGCAAGTATGTGGCCTTTCTAGATGGGGATGACCTCTGGTTACCGGAAAAACTAGAAAAGCACGTTGCTCATCTAGAAAATTCACCAAACGTAGGAATTAGCTTTAGCCGCTCTGCTTTCATTGATGAAACAGACAAGCCTTTAAATCTCTACCAAATGCCTAAACTTAAGGAGATTACTCCGGCTCAGATATTCTGCCGGAATCCGATTGGTAATGGTTCTGCTCCGGTGATTCGGCAAGAGGTTTTTGAAGCAATTAAGTTTCAAAATAATGCTTCAAGTGCAGAGCAATGTTATTTTGATGAGCAATTGCGCCATTTTGAAGATGTGGAATGCTGGCTGCGGATTGCTCTTAAAACTAACTGGCAAGTAGAGGGAATTCCTGAAGCTCTAACACTATACAGAGTAAATTTGCAGGGAGCTTCAACTAACGTAAATAAGCAGTTGGAAGATTTGGAAAAGGTAATTGAAAAAACCCGCTCCTACGCTCCGGAACTGGTAAATCAGTGTGCAAATCGAGCTAGAGCTTACGAGTTGCGGTTTTTAGCTCGGAGGGTTGTCAGTCTGCGAGACGGCGCTTCGGCTGTGAAATTTGCTCATCGTGCCTTAGCTACTTACTGGCGCATTGTTTTAGAGGAACCGCGCCGTACATTTTTGACTTTGGCAGCTGCTTATTCTCTGTGGCTTTTACCCCAGTCTTTGTACCGCCAACTTGAGGATATTGCTTTAAAGATTACGGGCGCTGCTCAAAAGCGTCGTATTCTTCAAGATCAGCCAAGATAA
- a CDS encoding glycosyltransferase family 2 protein, whose protein sequence is MKKVSVIVPTYKVEKYIAAAVQSVLEQTYQNFEVLIIDDESPDRSVEICQQLTDSRIRIIRQKNRGLAGARNTGIRHAQGEYLAFLDGDDVWLPEMLEKNVAHLDNSQDVGVSFNRSAFMDEAGKDLGTYTMPQLTDIDVPCLLRGSPIGNGSAAVIRRDVFEAIRFEDNLYGTVEDFYFDDRFRQSEDIECWLRIAIQTSWKIEGIPDVMTLYRVNSGGLSANFVKQFESWEKVFEKTRSYAPELVAKWENMARAYQLRYLARSAVRMQAGEASVQLINRALSTYWRILLEEPKRTIFTWVSAYLLWLLPQSVYSQIDTFASKMRGSTQKRQILQEQSGQSV, encoded by the coding sequence ATGAAAAAAGTGTCTGTCATTGTTCCGACTTACAAAGTAGAAAAATATATCGCTGCTGCGGTACAGTCGGTTTTAGAGCAAACTTATCAAAATTTTGAAGTGCTGATTATTGATGATGAGTCTCCCGATCGCAGCGTCGAAATTTGTCAGCAATTAACAGATTCCAGAATTAGAATCATTCGGCAAAAAAATCGCGGACTGGCTGGGGCTAGAAATACTGGTATTCGTCACGCTCAAGGTGAATATTTAGCATTTCTAGATGGGGACGATGTTTGGTTACCAGAAATGCTGGAAAAGAATGTCGCTCATCTTGACAATTCGCAAGATGTGGGTGTTAGCTTTAACCGTTCTGCTTTTATGGATGAAGCGGGAAAAGATTTAGGCACTTATACGATGCCCCAACTCACAGATATTGACGTGCCTTGTTTACTTCGCGGTAGTCCAATTGGGAATGGTTCGGCGGCGGTGATTCGGCGGGATGTGTTTGAAGCAATTCGATTTGAAGATAATCTTTACGGTACTGTAGAGGATTTTTATTTCGACGATCGCTTTCGCCAGTCAGAAGATATAGAATGTTGGCTACGTATCGCGATCCAGACATCTTGGAAAATTGAGGGAATTCCCGACGTTATGACTCTCTACCGGGTAAATTCCGGAGGTCTTTCAGCTAATTTTGTCAAACAGTTCGAGTCTTGGGAAAAGGTATTTGAAAAGACTCGCTCGTATGCTCCAGAACTGGTTGCTAAGTGGGAAAATATGGCTAGAGCATACCAGCTACGTTATTTAGCCAGAAGTGCTGTGCGTATGCAGGCAGGTGAAGCATCTGTACAACTGATTAATCGAGCTTTGTCTACCTACTGGCGCATCTTGCTGGAAGAACCAAAACGGACTATTTTTACCTGGGTATCGGCTTATTTGCTTTGGCTTTTGCCCCAATCTGTTTATTCCCAAATTGATACTTTCGCCTCTAAAATGAGAGGAAGTACTCAAAAACGCCAGATTCTACAAGAGCAGTCTGGTCAGTCGGTATGA